In the Oryza glaberrima chromosome 6, OglaRS2, whole genome shotgun sequence genome, one interval contains:
- the LOC127777394 gene encoding U-box domain-containing protein 6-like, whose translation MENNNDGVIGISRRNSNPKVHSSMCSELTMMLDKVSSILPSIETAQPGCKAGIEELCNLYNIVDKGKLIIQNCIECSSLYLAITGEATAMRCERIRDALRRSLFLVQNMVPSSLANQMADVHDDLGDVKFIVDPEEDEAGKAILEMLRQSDATQEHELQTFLFAASKLNLTSPKAILIERRAIKKLLDKINGNDPKKEGILKFFQYLVRKYGKTMKPEGSAKNEGVDVANVTSSTNLIASGTDAPQKCFSPTNSWTGRCEEQNNLSRFSTPPEFCCPLSMKLMYDPVIIASGQTYERENIEKWFSEGYDICPRTQLKLENFTITPNTCMKAVICNWCKDNELEFTSLPEQFHSYSVSSLHNISAPLVAGTKRDYMSDHSSSSVALSGASYVSSPMRETEESRTNSTQFFSNAYYQLYLSFSSFNKEMFLNFFYELSELPMELQVKAERDFKSVLNREYQIWRSMISNGFLEAFLEFLKNDNGKCTMEAQRTGIQFFLAFLRNSRTRIPSISEDAVRLFASFLDSELKTEALEILHELLQQPSCRKSRLMASVVAPSVFLAWDSADSLCLELVLKIICELSFKNDVQSFLISSGIISKLSPILSQGKSPECCLKILLNLSEGKQAADLIIRTDQCLSSISDYLDTGSSVEREHASGILLALCSRSIDDCVLVMKEGVIPALVDLSVNGTEVAKASSIKLLQLLRDSRQSDQFGNSCSSEVAVNGAAENSPIGTICKQPISKSARYISRKLSIFSKPRSLTLV comes from the exons ATGGAGAATAATAATGATGGAGTGATTGGAATATCCCGGCGTAATTCTAATCCAAAG GTTCACAGCTCAATGTGCAGTGAATTGACAATGATGTTAGATAAAGTCTCTTCTATTCTTCCCTCAATCGAAACTGCTCAACCAGGATGTAAAGCGGGTATAGAGGAACTATGCAACCTATACAACATAGTTGACAAAGGAAAACTCATAATCCAGAACTGCATTGAGTGCAGTAGTCTTTACTTG GCTATTACAGGGGAGGCAACTGCAATGCGGTGCGAAAGGATAAGAGATGCGCTGAGGCGAAGCTTGTTCCTGGTTCAGAATATGGTCCCGTCATCATTAGCTAATCAG ATGGCTGATGTTCATGATGATCTTGGGGATGTGAAATTCATTGTTGACCCAGAAGAAGATGAGGCTGGCAAAGCCATTTTGGAGATGCTTCGGCAGTCTGATGCAACCCAAGAACATGAACTCCAGACTTTCTTGTTTGCAGCGTCAAAGTTAAATTTGACGTCACCAAAGGCTATCTTAATTGAAAGACGAGCAATCAAGAAACTACTGGACAAGATCAATGGTAATGATCCCAAAAAGGAAGGAATACTCAAATTTTTTCAATATCTAGTTAGGAAATATGGAAAGACTATGAAGCCTGAGGGTAGTGCAAAGAATGAAGGTGTGGATGTTGCAAACGTTACTTCGAGTACAAACCTAATTGCTAGTGGTACCGATGCTCCACAGAAATGCTTTTCACCTACAAACTCTTGGACTGGAAGATGTGAAGAGCAGAATAATTTGTCACGATTTTCTACTCCTCCAGAGTTCTGCTGCCCACTATCTATGAAGCTGATGTACGATCCTGTGATAATAGCATCTGGACAAACCTATGAGAGAGAGAACATTGAGAAATGGTTCAGTGAGGGATATGATATTTGTCCTAGGACACAGTTAAAGTTAGAAAATTTCACGATTACTCCAAATACTTGTATGAAGGCTGTGATCTGCAACTGGTGCAAAGATAATGAGCTTGAATTCACTTCTTTACCTGAACAATTTCATAGTTACTCTGTTTCAAGTCTACACAATATCTCAGCACCTCTAGTTGCTGGAACAAAGAGAGATTACATGTCTGATCATAGCAGTTCATCTGTTGCATTATCTGGTGCTAGTTATGTATCATCTCCAATGCGGGAAACAGAAGAGTCAAGGACTAATTCTACTCAGTTTTTTTCAAATGCTTATTACCAGTTGTATTTGTCCTTCAGCAGCTTCAACAAGGAGATGTTTCTGAATTTCTTTTACGAGCTGTCCGAGCTTCCAATGGAACTTCAAGTGAAGGCTGAGAGAGATTTCAAAAGTGTTCTGAATCGTGAATATCAAATTTGGCGTTCTATGATTTCCAATGGTTTTTTAGAAGCATTTCTTGAGTTTCTTAAGAACGATAATGGAAAATGCACAATGGAAGCTCAAAGAACTGGCATTCAGTTTTTTCTTGCTTTTCTACGTAATAGCAG GACCCGAATTCCATCCATTAGTGAAGATGCAGTGCGTCTCTTTGCTTCATTTCTTGATTCAGAGTTAAAAACTGAAGCATTGGAGATACTCCATGAACTGCTGCAGCAACCAAGTTGTCGGAAATCTCGTCTCATGGCATCTGTTGTTGCTCCATCTGTGTTTCTAGCTTGGGATAGTGCAGACTCCCTGTGCCTAGAACTAGTTTTGAAGATCATCTGCGAGCTTTCATTCAAAAATGATGTACAATCTTTCCTAATTTCTTCTGGAATAATCTCAAAGCTATCTCCAATTCTCAGTCAAGGGAAATCGCCTGAGTGTTGCCTAAAGATTCTACTAAATTTAAGTGAAGGGAAACAAGCTGCGGATCTCATTATCAGAACTGATCAATGCCTCAGTTCTATTTCAGATTATCTGGACACAGGAAGCTCCGTGGAACGCGAGCATGCGTCAGGTATCCTTCTTGCCTTATGCTCTCGCAGCATCGACGATTGTGTTCTTGTCATGAAGGAAGGCGTCATCCCTGCGCTGGTCGATTTGTCGGTCAATGGAACTGAGGTTGCAAAGGCTTCTTCAATCAAGTTGCTTCAACTTCTCAGGGACTCTAGACAAAGCGACCAGTTTGGCAATTCATGTTCAAGTGAGGTGGCTGTCAATGGTGCAGCAGAGAATTCGCCCATTGGCACGATCTGCAAACAACCAATATCAAAATCAGCTCGGTATATCTCAAGAAAGCTCAGCATTTTCTCGAAACCTCGATCGCTGACCCTCGTCTGA